A part of Marinobacter psychrophilus genomic DNA contains:
- a CDS encoding DUF1826 domain-containing protein, producing the protein MTVKASPNLSRTRQAVFGDLPDVLAEIYRDDVNMAVWRRPVGAKLIAEVQALSQKKGISSHRTIISVANTPNVEEALPHLAAYPHLQKDIGFLVDMFGCLFELNMVGLRIATPTRAMCPRFHVDRIPCRLITTYLGTGTDWLPHQSVNRSKLGAGNGGLSDEESGLYPSGNHIETLLPGDVALLKGELWEGNEGAGMVHRSPSMNLDEHRLLISFDFLSPANP; encoded by the coding sequence ATGACGGTAAAGGCATCACCAAATCTATCGCGAACACGTCAAGCTGTTTTTGGGGACTTGCCTGATGTCCTTGCTGAAATCTATCGAGACGATGTCAACATGGCTGTTTGGCGGCGTCCCGTGGGGGCCAAGTTGATTGCGGAAGTTCAGGCCCTGAGCCAGAAAAAAGGCATCAGCAGTCATCGAACCATAATATCCGTGGCAAATACGCCTAATGTTGAAGAAGCTCTGCCCCATCTGGCGGCCTATCCTCACCTGCAAAAAGATATCGGCTTTTTGGTTGATATGTTTGGCTGCCTATTTGAGCTCAACATGGTTGGCCTTCGCATTGCGACGCCTACCCGTGCCATGTGCCCAAGGTTCCATGTTGATCGAATACCTTGCCGTCTGATTACCACCTATCTGGGCACAGGCACTGACTGGCTGCCCCACCAAAGTGTCAATCGCAGCAAGCTTGGCGCCGGCAACGGCGGGCTCAGCGACGAAGAAAGCGGCCTGTACCCTTCGGGAAACCATATCGAAACGCTGTTACCGGGAGATGTCGCTTTATTAAAAGGCGAACTGTGGGAAGGTAACGAAGGCGCGGGTATGGTTCATCGTTCGCCTTCTATGAATCTCGACGAGCATCGATTGCTGATCTCCTTTGATTTTCTTTCGCCCGCTAATCCATGA
- a CDS encoding DUF5610 domain-containing protein yields the protein MVSPLYGPLLPSSSQPSLQSRSQSPSQSSATNEAQAQRRGSPFSGQVNNGQAGDGAKATESASKSQPQVIRTPEDAINVLRSRLQQQMEQSLGKLEGPGAAAARNLGGGFQPPSAADVAGTVLSFIQLRLEQEAAAGADPERLANLMEQARSGIEKGYGEAREQIEALGLMNPKLASEIDDGFNRIQNGLDKLAERFLGQPAPAGGAEAVSRSGMQVESASRGAFRFEVTTADGDKVSILMEESRYSAVQTRSTSSESGESNSLTAINASAGRYSFSVEGDLDSGEREAIAGLLEQAQGVAGQFFRGDVQGAFESARGLNLGGEELASFSLNLSSSRTVSTTAYESTSGQPSLASQLRPLAGLAQDVRELGQGGIDKGLDTTTLNDLVQRMLDDQQDAINESATSDRPMMDEFIGAILNGLQPG from the coding sequence ATGGTTTCGCCTTTATACGGTCCGCTTTTGCCGTCATCATCACAGCCATCACTTCAGTCGCGGTCTCAATCGCCGTCTCAATCAAGCGCCACCAACGAGGCACAGGCGCAACGCCGTGGCTCCCCGTTCTCTGGCCAGGTAAATAACGGCCAGGCCGGTGATGGAGCGAAAGCCACAGAATCTGCCAGCAAATCCCAGCCCCAGGTTATTCGCACGCCTGAAGATGCCATCAACGTGCTGCGTTCGCGCTTGCAGCAGCAGATGGAGCAAAGCCTGGGCAAGCTTGAAGGCCCCGGCGCCGCGGCAGCGCGCAATCTTGGCGGTGGCTTTCAGCCGCCGTCCGCCGCGGACGTGGCGGGCACTGTCCTGAGCTTTATTCAGCTGCGGCTGGAACAGGAAGCAGCGGCCGGAGCCGACCCTGAACGCCTGGCTAATCTAATGGAGCAAGCCCGCTCTGGTATTGAAAAAGGCTACGGCGAAGCCCGTGAGCAAATTGAAGCCTTGGGGTTGATGAATCCTAAGTTGGCGAGCGAGATTGATGACGGCTTCAACCGCATTCAGAACGGCTTGGACAAACTCGCCGAGCGCTTTTTGGGCCAGCCGGCACCCGCTGGCGGTGCCGAAGCGGTTAGCCGCAGCGGTATGCAGGTTGAATCCGCCTCCCGCGGCGCCTTCCGTTTTGAAGTGACCACTGCCGATGGCGACAAAGTGTCCATTTTGATGGAAGAGAGCCGTTACTCAGCGGTTCAAACCCGTTCAACAAGCAGCGAGAGTGGTGAGTCGAATTCACTGACTGCAATCAATGCTTCTGCCGGGCGCTACTCGTTCAGTGTGGAAGGTGATTTAGACAGTGGCGAACGCGAAGCCATTGCCGGCTTACTGGAACAGGCGCAGGGCGTTGCCGGGCAGTTTTTCCGCGGCGATGTTCAGGGTGCGTTTGAATCCGCACGGGGCTTGAATCTGGGCGGTGAAGAATTGGCCAGTTTCAGCCTGAACCTGTCTTCCAGCCGCACAGTATCGACCACGGCCTATGAGTCCACCTCTGGCCAGCCGTCGCTGGCCAGCCAGTTGAGGCCGTTGGCCGGGTTGGCTCAGGATGTTCGCGAGCTTGGGCAGGGTGGTATCGACAAGGGCCTTGATACCACCACGCTGAATGATCTGGTGCAGAGAATGCTGGACGACCAGCAAGATGCGATTAACGAAAGCGCGACCAGCGATCGCCCGATGATGGACGAATTCATTGGCGCCATCCTCAACGGTTTGCAGCCCGGTTAA
- a CDS encoding Crp/Fnr family transcriptional regulator, whose product MSQHSILHTLAPQLRQQFAEQTQVMTFPSGQVLFNPGERCQGLPLVLSGVVKVQMTGASGNSIVLYRMGANDICTLSIGCLMTGFGYRAEANVEDEAEVIMVPRPLFDRLMDQSDGFRQGIMESYGRRLDDLMLLVEEVAFRRMDERLNEWLQARAERSPLLITHQDLAIELGTAREVVSRLLKELERKNQVRLARGRIDILMDK is encoded by the coding sequence ATGTCGCAACACAGTATTCTGCACACCTTGGCGCCCCAGCTACGGCAGCAGTTTGCAGAGCAGACCCAAGTGATGACATTCCCGTCTGGCCAGGTTCTGTTCAATCCTGGCGAGCGTTGCCAAGGCTTGCCACTGGTGCTCAGCGGGGTTGTTAAAGTGCAGATGACCGGCGCTTCCGGCAACAGCATTGTGCTTTATCGCATGGGCGCGAACGATATCTGCACGCTGTCTATCGGCTGCTTGATGACCGGTTTTGGCTACCGCGCAGAAGCCAATGTGGAAGACGAAGCCGAAGTGATCATGGTGCCGCGGCCTTTGTTCGACCGGTTGATGGACCAATCTGACGGTTTTCGCCAAGGTATTATGGAATCTTATGGCCGCCGTTTGGATGATTTGATGCTATTAGTGGAAGAGGTGGCTTTTCGCCGTATGGATGAGCGCCTGAACGAATGGCTGCAAGCGCGGGCCGAGCGCAGCCCGCTGTTGATTACCCATCAGGATCTGGCTATTGAGCTGGGCACCGCGCGAGAGGTGGTTAGCCGTTTGTTGAAAGAACTGGAGCGTAAAAATCAGGTGCGTCTGGCGCGGGGCCGCATCGACATACTGATGGACAAATGA
- a CDS encoding dienelactone hydrolase family protein: MTSEKWITISPADKKTFSGYLALPPAGTGPGLVLIQEIWGVNDHIRAVAEQYALDGFVVLAPDVFWRQQTRTNLGYTEAGTAEAFELMKGTDFSQAAEDVVTAIEHLRGLPQVSGKVGVLGFCMGGQLAYRAAASGKPDAAVSYYGGGIQNHLNVAGQISQPILFHYAGLDGLIPTSAVDQVRRAFNGQKHASIHNYEEVDHGFNCWGRPAYNQRAAALARGRTLVFLAQHLAG, encoded by the coding sequence ATGACATCAGAAAAATGGATTACGATTTCACCCGCCGATAAAAAAACGTTTTCCGGCTACCTGGCATTGCCACCAGCTGGGACAGGCCCTGGCCTGGTGCTAATTCAGGAAATATGGGGCGTAAACGATCACATTCGTGCCGTGGCTGAGCAGTATGCGCTGGACGGCTTTGTGGTGCTGGCGCCAGATGTGTTCTGGCGCCAACAAACCAGAACCAATCTGGGCTATACCGAAGCGGGCACCGCCGAAGCGTTTGAACTGATGAAAGGCACCGACTTCAGCCAGGCAGCAGAAGACGTTGTGACCGCCATTGAACATCTACGGGGATTGCCGCAAGTGTCTGGCAAAGTGGGTGTGCTTGGTTTTTGCATGGGCGGGCAGTTGGCCTATCGGGCCGCCGCCAGCGGCAAGCCAGACGCCGCTGTCAGCTATTACGGTGGCGGGATTCAAAACCATCTGAACGTGGCAGGGCAGATAAGCCAACCCATATTGTTCCATTACGCCGGGCTAGACGGATTAATACCGACCAGCGCCGTCGATCAAGTGCGCAGGGCTTTTAACGGCCAGAAACACGCCAGCATTCACAACTACGAGGAAGTGGATCACGGCTTTAACTGTTGGGGGCGACCGGCTTACAACCAGCGTGCGGCGGCGTTGGCCCGCGGCCGCACGCTGGTGTTTCTGGCTCAGCACCTGGCGGGATGA
- a CDS encoding intermembrane phospholipid transport protein YdbH family protein, producing MREGLRMNAGRKHKIRPRVIILLLIVLLALLTGAFWVKHSWEAMLAKNNIEQVQWRGTRLGLYGVSVAELTVIQLGHERRLTIDTRDITLGWRWGDGSQWQWKNGLLQLSTFNAQQMELEIVATEPAPAVDAFSATPAFSVFEHMPPQLPLQLPSWLPSRIRVQQFQAILPCVSGSCLLQGALDIQQSAQETGNGFPINASLSLEHQGHRVDFVAEFAAIKELSLIKGPVSVKEKALIEGSALMGKDSAAPGEQGLQMSATVDIDRTRNLTLETRYRPLVSGTEIHWQGSLAVPELPNAEWLIAWVQSWTPLPREASFAQPEQGSVNVRWDLQGPRQSFFAKATGTVNAEARVPQPWPVPGLGSVKGNLALTLALSQGNWQPQTLSADLVLTQPAQWAATLPAQLRPQQLELSVRPASALSGTASALPGVNETGVNKNATNAPLPLQVALRSRGAADINVDAHLAISTSAPWQVQLARSRLTANRDRLDIGQWRIDKPKLDLLMSGELTLTGANLTFAPSSRVSATQVKSLDGEDAEALELQNPQLTLTGNNLSAGFNTAQATLESLSFGGPLDISVEQIKHPQLLTQGWKFNGKTKTDTNSLQWSGIARANSGTSANIDLKVPYGSAASQAVDMNAQTRVSGKREIDGLGRVLVAWPELLDASGGTISANVNAQRLPGQPLVVDGKLVFLDVGGTWDRTAWRNMNGTVEVTLKSDQFQVSTSQLTLDEINPGVPIGPVVLAGDYLAPAQQPMAGQLTLTQANAGALGGQLNIASGRWDLASAPVTVPLELDRLDLAQLLRVYPAEGLAGSGMLSGSIPLLIDLATGVRVKRGRLGALEPGGELQLSAERLRALGRKNETMELVTRALENFRYSALSSDIDYDENGTLMLGLHLRGNSPEVGDGRAVVLNITIEENIPALLTSLQLSGRVTDAVAERVEKLLEKREREAAEDLIK from the coding sequence ATGAGGGAAGGCCTCCGAATGAACGCCGGGCGCAAACACAAAATCCGTCCGCGGGTGATTATTCTGCTATTGATTGTGTTGCTGGCGTTGCTGACAGGTGCTTTTTGGGTGAAGCATAGCTGGGAAGCGATGCTGGCGAAGAACAACATTGAGCAGGTTCAGTGGCGGGGTACCCGGTTGGGTCTGTACGGCGTGTCGGTCGCCGAGCTGACGGTTATTCAGCTAGGCCATGAACGCCGCCTTACAATAGACACTCGCGATATCACTCTGGGCTGGCGCTGGGGAGACGGCAGTCAGTGGCAGTGGAAAAACGGGTTGCTGCAGTTGAGTACTTTTAACGCGCAGCAAATGGAACTCGAGATTGTTGCGACAGAGCCTGCGCCAGCGGTTGATGCTTTTTCTGCCACACCCGCTTTCTCCGTATTCGAACACATGCCGCCGCAACTACCTCTCCAACTACCCTCGTGGCTGCCCTCACGCATCCGTGTCCAGCAATTTCAGGCCATTCTTCCTTGTGTCAGCGGCAGCTGCTTGCTGCAAGGGGCCTTGGATATTCAGCAAAGCGCGCAAGAAACAGGCAATGGTTTCCCTATAAATGCGAGTTTGTCTCTGGAGCACCAAGGGCATCGGGTCGATTTTGTTGCAGAATTCGCTGCTATTAAAGAACTCTCCTTGATTAAGGGGCCTGTTTCAGTCAAAGAAAAGGCCTTGATTGAAGGAAGTGCCTTGATGGGCAAGGATAGTGCTGCACCCGGTGAGCAGGGACTGCAGATGTCAGCAACCGTTGATATTGACCGTACGCGGAATCTGACTCTTGAAACACGCTACCGCCCGCTTGTGTCGGGCACAGAAATACACTGGCAAGGGTCGCTTGCTGTGCCGGAGCTGCCCAACGCAGAGTGGCTGATTGCCTGGGTGCAGAGCTGGACCCCGTTGCCCCGGGAGGCGAGTTTTGCCCAGCCAGAGCAGGGCTCGGTAAACGTCCGTTGGGATTTGCAGGGGCCACGCCAGAGCTTTTTCGCGAAGGCGACAGGCACGGTCAATGCCGAAGCCCGGGTGCCACAGCCCTGGCCGGTGCCGGGCTTGGGCAGTGTAAAGGGTAATTTGGCTCTGACGTTGGCGCTTAGCCAGGGCAACTGGCAACCACAAACCCTAAGCGCAGACCTGGTACTAACGCAGCCAGCGCAGTGGGCCGCGACATTGCCCGCGCAGTTGCGCCCGCAACAGCTAGAACTGTCTGTGCGCCCGGCCTCTGCTTTATCTGGAACGGCATCTGCACTGCCTGGCGTAAATGAAACGGGTGTAAACAAAAATGCAACGAATGCGCCCCTTCCGCTGCAAGTCGCCCTACGCAGCCGCGGCGCAGCTGATATTAACGTTGATGCCCACTTGGCTATTTCTACTTCGGCGCCCTGGCAGGTGCAGCTGGCCCGATCCCGGCTTACAGCAAACCGGGATCGGTTGGATATTGGCCAGTGGCGTATTGATAAGCCCAAACTGGATTTGCTGATGAGCGGCGAACTGACATTGACAGGGGCAAATCTGACCTTCGCACCATCATCTCGTGTTTCTGCCACTCAGGTTAAATCGCTGGACGGCGAAGATGCCGAGGCGCTTGAGCTACAAAATCCGCAATTGACACTGACTGGCAACAACCTGTCGGCAGGCTTCAACACCGCCCAGGCGACGTTGGAGAGCCTGTCATTTGGCGGGCCTTTGGACATAAGCGTTGAGCAAATAAAACATCCTCAGTTGCTGACGCAAGGCTGGAAATTTAACGGCAAAACGAAAACCGATACCAATAGCCTTCAATGGTCGGGAATAGCCAGAGCGAACAGCGGTACCTCCGCTAATATCGACCTAAAAGTTCCTTATGGCAGCGCGGCCTCGCAAGCCGTTGACATGAACGCGCAAACGCGTGTGAGCGGTAAACGGGAAATTGACGGCTTGGGGCGGGTGCTTGTGGCCTGGCCGGAATTGCTGGACGCCAGCGGCGGCACTATAAGTGCCAACGTGAACGCACAGCGGCTGCCCGGCCAACCGTTGGTTGTCGATGGCAAGCTGGTGTTTCTGGACGTTGGTGGTACCTGGGATCGCACCGCATGGCGCAACATGAATGGCACCGTTGAAGTCACGTTGAAGTCTGACCAGTTTCAGGTGTCGACATCGCAGTTGACCTTGGACGAAATCAATCCCGGCGTTCCAATCGGGCCCGTCGTCCTGGCCGGGGATTACCTTGCGCCAGCACAGCAGCCAATGGCGGGGCAGCTTACCTTAACCCAGGCCAATGCCGGTGCCTTGGGTGGGCAGTTGAACATCGCGTCGGGCCGTTGGGATTTGGCCTCAGCTCCGGTCACCGTGCCGCTGGAATTAGACCGTTTAGATCTGGCGCAGTTGCTACGGGTGTACCCGGCAGAGGGCCTGGCTGGCAGCGGAATGCTCAGTGGTTCCATTCCGCTGCTGATAGACTTGGCCACGGGTGTACGGGTGAAACGTGGCCGCCTGGGTGCGTTGGAACCGGGTGGCGAGCTGCAATTGAGTGCCGAACGGCTGCGCGCCCTGGGGCGAAAAAACGAAACCATGGAGTTAGTAACGAGAGCTTTGGAAAACTTTCGTTATTCCGCCCTCAGCAGCGATATTGATTACGACGAAAACGGCACCTTGATGCTGGGCCTGCATTTGCGAGGTAACAGCCCGGAGGTGGGTGATGGCCGTGCTGTGGTGTTGAATATTACGATCGAAGAAAATATCCCCGCCTTGCTGACCAGCTTACAGCTAAGCGGCCGGGTGACAGATGCGGTAGCCGAGCGGGTAGAAAAGCTGCTTGAAAAGCGCGAGCGCGAAGCGGCGGAAGACCTGATAAAGTAA
- a CDS encoding YnbE family lipoprotein → MTYAGLNAFRPLTAMLAGLLLATVVSGCTPTVRVQAPQEPITVNLNVKIQHEIYVKIDKDVDELFSEKGLF, encoded by the coding sequence ATGACGTACGCTGGTTTGAATGCTTTTCGCCCGCTAACGGCGATGCTTGCGGGCTTGTTGCTGGCTACTGTGGTGTCTGGTTGCACGCCCACGGTGCGGGTGCAGGCACCCCAAGAGCCGATTACAGTCAACCTGAACGTAAAGATTCAGCACGAAATTTATGTGAAGATCGATAAGGATGTGGACGAGTTGTTCAGTGAAAAAGGCCTGTTCTAG
- the zigA gene encoding zinc metallochaperone GTPase ZigA: protein MRNTGKKLPVTVLSGFLGAGKTTVLNHLLNNREGRRVAVIVNDMSEINIDASAVKNEVQLNRSEEKLIEMSNGCICCTLREDLLLEVRKLADEGRFDYLLIESTGISEPLPVAETFTFADEDGNSLSDIARLDTMVTVVDALNFLADYDEAKDLQETAEHLGEEDERSVADLLVDQVEFADVILISKTDLVDEGTLKRLIAILKALNTEAEIVPIQKGQVDVDQVLGTGKFSFERAQQAPGWLKEMRGEHVPETEEYGIGSFTYTARRPFHPQKFYDFLHSNSIEGKLIRSKGYFWLASRPDFAGHWSQAGGMARHGFAGMFWKAVPKDQWPEDEDSLNEIQKNWQDPFGDMRQELVFIGQNLDQSQFNQALDDCLLTDDELLAGPTQWQHLADPFPIWEAEV, encoded by the coding sequence ATGAGAAATACTGGTAAAAAACTGCCCGTCACTGTTTTATCGGGCTTTCTTGGTGCTGGCAAAACGACGGTTTTAAACCACCTGCTGAACAATAGGGAGGGCCGTCGAGTGGCAGTGATTGTCAACGACATGAGCGAAATCAACATTGACGCCAGTGCCGTGAAAAACGAGGTGCAGTTAAACCGTAGCGAGGAAAAGCTCATTGAAATGAGCAACGGCTGCATCTGTTGTACCTTACGTGAGGACTTGTTACTGGAGGTACGCAAGCTGGCTGATGAAGGCCGATTTGATTATTTATTGATTGAATCTACCGGCATCTCCGAACCTTTGCCTGTGGCGGAGACCTTCACCTTTGCAGATGAAGACGGCAATAGTTTGTCTGATATCGCTCGGCTGGACACTATGGTGACAGTCGTGGATGCCCTGAATTTCCTGGCGGATTATGACGAAGCCAAAGACTTGCAGGAAACCGCTGAACACCTAGGCGAAGAGGATGAGCGCAGCGTTGCCGATTTACTGGTGGATCAAGTGGAATTTGCCGACGTTATCCTGATCAGCAAAACCGATCTGGTTGACGAAGGCACACTGAAACGCTTGATCGCCATACTGAAGGCGCTGAATACCGAAGCGGAAATTGTGCCTATCCAGAAAGGACAGGTAGATGTCGACCAAGTGTTGGGCACAGGTAAATTCAGTTTCGAGCGCGCGCAGCAGGCTCCCGGATGGCTAAAGGAAATGCGTGGCGAGCACGTGCCGGAAACCGAAGAATACGGCATCGGCAGCTTTACTTACACTGCACGCCGACCCTTCCATCCCCAAAAGTTTTACGACTTTCTGCACAGTAACAGTATCGAAGGCAAACTGATTCGCTCCAAAGGCTACTTTTGGCTCGCTAGTCGGCCCGACTTCGCTGGACACTGGAGCCAGGCAGGCGGCATGGCTCGCCATGGTTTTGCCGGTATGTTCTGGAAGGCGGTGCCAAAAGACCAATGGCCGGAAGATGAAGACTCCCTCAACGAGATTCAGAAGAACTGGCAAGACCCATTCGGCGATATGCGACAAGAATTGGTGTTTATAGGCCAAAATCTCGATCAGTCGCAGTTTAACCAAGCGCTCGACGACTGCTTGCTGACCGACGATGAATTGCTAGCCGGGCCGACTCAGTGGCAACACTTGGCCGATCCGTTTCCAATCTGGGAGGCCGAGGTATGA
- a CDS encoding D-amino acid dehydrogenase, which translates to MKHIAVIGGGITGITTAYSLAKRGFGVTVYEKHRYAAMETSFANGGQLSASNAEVWNNWQTVIKGMKWMFHSDAPLLVNPKPSWHKLSWFTEFMAAIPQYEKNTTETARLAIAAREHLFSWAKEEGIDFDLKEQGILHIYRDKAGFDHAANVSKLLAAGGLERRAVTPNEMKAIEPTLAGNFYGGFFTESDSTGDIHKFTSGLADAIQRRGVKTCYGHTVTELSADQSHAWITSFDGEQQIRNTFDGVVVCAGVGSRELAAKLGDRVNIYPVKGYSITVELDDEASRRAAPTVSLLDDATKLVTSRLGDDRFRIAGTAEFNGYNRNIRDDRIRPLTRWVEQCFPGVCTRRVVPWAGLRPMLPTMMPRVGPGRLPTVFYNTGHGHLGWTLSPITAEMLAEAVETAPAYQ; encoded by the coding sequence ATGAAGCACATTGCAGTTATTGGCGGTGGCATCACCGGTATCACCACCGCCTATTCTTTGGCCAAGCGCGGCTTTGGCGTCACTGTTTACGAAAAGCATCGTTATGCGGCTATGGAAACGTCTTTCGCAAATGGCGGTCAATTGTCGGCGTCCAATGCAGAAGTCTGGAACAACTGGCAGACCGTGATCAAAGGCATGAAATGGATGTTCCACAGCGATGCACCGCTGCTGGTTAATCCAAAGCCCTCCTGGCACAAATTGAGCTGGTTTACTGAGTTCATGGCGGCCATTCCCCAGTACGAAAAAAACACCACCGAAACCGCCCGCCTGGCGATCGCTGCCCGTGAGCATCTGTTTTCATGGGCAAAAGAAGAAGGCATCGATTTCGACCTGAAGGAACAGGGCATCCTGCACATCTATCGCGACAAAGCCGGCTTCGACCACGCGGCAAACGTCTCGAAATTACTGGCAGCAGGAGGCCTGGAGCGCCGAGCAGTCACTCCCAATGAAATGAAAGCAATTGAGCCCACCCTGGCTGGCAACTTCTACGGTGGCTTTTTCACCGAAAGTGATTCCACCGGTGATATTCACAAGTTTACCAGCGGGCTGGCAGATGCCATTCAGCGCCGCGGTGTCAAAACGTGTTACGGCCACACGGTTACTGAACTGAGCGCAGATCAGTCCCATGCCTGGATAACATCTTTTGATGGCGAACAACAAATTCGTAACACCTTCGATGGTGTCGTGGTTTGTGCAGGCGTTGGCAGCAGGGAACTGGCTGCGAAACTGGGTGACCGCGTTAATATTTATCCGGTAAAAGGCTACTCCATCACGGTTGAGCTGGACGACGAAGCTTCCCGACGAGCGGCGCCAACCGTTAGTCTGCTAGACGACGCCACCAAACTGGTCACCAGCCGGTTGGGCGATGATCGTTTCCGCATTGCCGGCACAGCAGAATTCAACGGCTACAATCGCAACATTCGAGATGACCGCATTCGCCCGCTCACCCGTTGGGTTGAGCAATGCTTCCCCGGGGTCTGTACCCGACGGGTTGTGCCATGGGCAGGACTGCGCCCCATGCTTCCCACCATGATGCCGCGAGTTGGTCCGGGTCGCCTGCCAACGGTATTCTACAATACTGGCCACGGCCACTTGGGCTGGACGCTGTCACCCATTACTGCCGAGATGCTGGCAGAGGCCGTTGAAACGGCGCCTGCTTACCAATAA
- a CDS encoding tyrosine-type recombinase/integrase produces MAVKNKELLPRSADSSDKTIQKMRAEQKDVYIHDSAVTGLVLRVTPSGKRLWHLRYSTQVGSGQWVSRKHSLGAFDDGLKTRAARELAEAWRVRIRQGEDPQEEKKRVAEERKQTEIREIAAQKAMKTLGDAANAYAIKLANKQSGHTDGGKHVMSILNNHLLSRYGDMPIKAFRREHIFDVVDPILARGNNVMANAVLTNTKSMFQYAIKREFIKYSVLDCLAKKDVGGPDKIRERVLCATKFKQDELRELYIILPNAGLALNQPIAIHILLGTACRGIELFKARWDQINFDKREWIIPSENAKNDDPIAVFLSDYSLYWFKQLREVTGYSDWMFPGRSTKRPYMLPKVLSKAVGERQLSPDVPPRKGRTRDHSTLILPGGRWTVHDLRRTASTEMQMLGISPHIIDACQNHRPPGSVQRRYQHGEDTEKMHMAWDLLGRSLNSMCRASPVSVLMAQVDGISKPIDNEHRSVMCECSATVM; encoded by the coding sequence ATGGCAGTAAAAAACAAGGAACTCCTTCCTCGGAGTGCCGATTCGTCAGATAAAACCATCCAGAAAATGCGCGCTGAGCAGAAAGATGTCTACATCCACGATTCTGCTGTGACAGGTCTGGTTTTGCGCGTGACGCCGAGTGGCAAACGATTGTGGCACTTGAGATACAGCACTCAGGTTGGCTCCGGCCAGTGGGTTAGTCGAAAGCACTCTCTCGGGGCATTTGATGATGGCCTAAAAACACGTGCTGCACGTGAACTGGCAGAAGCCTGGCGAGTCCGCATTCGACAGGGAGAAGATCCGCAAGAAGAGAAAAAGCGCGTCGCTGAGGAGCGTAAGCAAACGGAAATTCGAGAAATTGCAGCGCAGAAAGCCATGAAAACATTAGGTGATGCTGCTAATGCGTATGCGATAAAATTGGCCAATAAACAAAGTGGGCATACTGATGGTGGCAAGCATGTTATGAGTATTTTGAACAATCACTTGCTCAGCCGTTACGGTGACATGCCAATAAAGGCCTTCAGGCGGGAACATATTTTTGATGTTGTAGACCCGATTCTTGCTCGTGGAAACAACGTCATGGCGAATGCTGTCCTGACCAATACGAAATCAATGTTCCAGTATGCTATTAAAAGGGAATTTATCAAATATTCTGTATTAGACTGTTTAGCGAAAAAAGATGTGGGAGGCCCGGATAAGATTAGGGAAAGGGTTCTTTGTGCAACTAAGTTTAAGCAAGATGAGTTGCGAGAGTTGTATATTATTCTTCCAAATGCAGGACTGGCATTAAATCAACCAATCGCAATCCATATTTTGTTGGGAACAGCTTGTCGAGGAATAGAACTTTTTAAAGCGAGGTGGGATCAAATAAACTTTGATAAGCGCGAATGGATCATTCCTTCAGAGAATGCTAAAAATGATGATCCGATTGCTGTTTTCTTGTCGGATTATTCTTTGTATTGGTTTAAGCAATTGCGTGAAGTCACAGGCTATTCTGATTGGATGTTCCCGGGGCGATCAACAAAACGGCCTTACATGCTTCCTAAAGTGCTCAGTAAGGCCGTTGGCGAGCGACAGCTTAGTCCGGATGTTCCGCCAAGAAAGGGAAGAACGAGAGATCATTCGACTCTAATACTGCCGGGAGGTCGCTGGACCGTTCACGATCTTCGACGTACTGCTTCGACAGAAATGCAAATGCTCGGAATTTCCCCACACATCATTGACGCGTGTCAGAACCACCGTCCCCCAGGGAGTGTTCAGCGTCGTTATCAACATGGCGAGGACACCGAGAAAATGCACATGGCGTGGGATTTATTAGGACGTTCATTAAACTCGATGTGTCGAGCATCACCTGTGAGTGTGCTGATGGCGCAAGTAGACGGAATTTCTAAACCCATTGATAACGAGCATCGAAGCGTGATGTGTGAGTGTTCAGCTACCGTTATGTAA
- a CDS encoding YdbL family protein — MTIYQRIAALLLTMSLSIPAFAMSLDEAKNALDSAKSQGLLGETPSGYLAPVTPDTRARDIAEAINDARREAYTGIAQKNGIAVSKVEAVAGQKAVEKTPAGQYIEMDGRWVKK, encoded by the coding sequence ATGACTATTTACCAGCGCATCGCTGCCTTGCTGTTAACGATGAGCCTGAGTATTCCAGCGTTTGCCATGAGCCTCGATGAAGCCAAAAATGCTCTGGATTCTGCAAAAAGCCAGGGTTTGTTGGGTGAAACGCCGTCGGGTTATCTGGCTCCGGTGACGCCTGATACCCGAGCCCGCGATATTGCAGAGGCCATCAATGATGCCCGTCGCGAAGCGTACACAGGCATTGCTCAGAAGAACGGCATTGCAGTGTCAAAAGTGGAAGCTGTGGCTGGCCAGAAAGCGGTTGAGAAAACTCCGGCCGGGCAATACATTGAAATGGACGGCCGCTGGGTAAAAAAATAA